The following coding sequences lie in one Mycobacterium sp. Z3061 genomic window:
- a CDS encoding SRPBCC family protein produces MTTIRRLAEATALLGALYCARRYYRNWGTTKAETQMRLPGDALVGDPAIQVTEAVYIDAPASAVWPQLQKNPFDSSADDADRPQPAGRPLAVGDRLRLAPAGWLGLPDGVTLTVEEVVPEQYVVFRTEQSRPSWSAVLSFHVQPHWEDRVRLLARARIALRHPGEVFAMELARPVIAMGTRGWLLGTKHRAERADSTPVSAAGPASEKS; encoded by the coding sequence ATGACCACGATCAGGCGCCTTGCGGAGGCGACCGCGTTGCTGGGCGCGCTCTACTGTGCGCGCCGTTATTACCGCAACTGGGGCACCACCAAAGCGGAAACCCAGATGCGGTTACCGGGCGACGCCCTGGTCGGGGATCCGGCCATCCAGGTCACCGAGGCGGTTTACATCGACGCACCGGCGTCCGCGGTCTGGCCGCAACTGCAGAAGAATCCGTTTGATTCCTCTGCTGATGACGCCGACCGGCCGCAGCCGGCCGGGCGCCCACTCGCGGTGGGCGACCGGCTCCGCCTGGCGCCGGCGGGTTGGCTCGGCCTACCGGACGGCGTGACCCTGACGGTTGAAGAAGTCGTGCCCGAGCAATACGTGGTGTTCCGGACCGAACAATCCCGCCCGAGCTGGAGTGCGGTCCTGTCGTTTCACGTGCAGCCGCACTGGGAGGACCGGGTGCGGCTGCTCGCCCGGGCCAGGATCGCATTACGTCATCCCGGAGAGGTCTTCGCGATGGAACTCGCCAGACCGGTGATCGCAATGGGCACCAGGGGATGGCTGCTCGGCACCAAGCACCGCGCGGAACGCGCAGACTCCACCCCCGTCAGTGCGGCGGGCCCGGCCTCTGAAAAGTCTTGA
- a CDS encoding site-2 protease family protein, whose translation MRDTIPLGRIAGLRVNAHWSVIVILWLFTWSLATTLPHDVAGYPRGAYWAAGACGALVLLSSLLAHELAHALVARRVGVTTDSVTLWLFGGVTTLQGEAPTPKAAFRIAVAGPATSLALSVAFAGLAIALESAHIAVIVVSVAWWLSAVNLLLGLFNLLPGAPLDGGRVVRALLWQRHGDRVRAAVGAARAGRVVAIVLITLGLAEFVVGGLISGVWLAFIGWFILAAAREEEVQATNQQMFGGMCVADAMTPRPHTAPDWISVEDFIECYVLGDRHSAYPITDRNGSTVGLVTLRQLRDVAPGLRATTRVRDVAVPLQNVPVAAPGEPLNALLQKMTPVGPRSRALVMEGGKVVGIVTSGDVARLIDVYRIASPQAVPTPVESREM comes from the coding sequence GTGCGCGACACCATTCCGCTCGGACGGATTGCAGGGTTGCGGGTGAACGCCCATTGGAGCGTCATCGTGATCCTGTGGTTGTTCACCTGGAGCCTGGCAACCACCTTGCCCCACGATGTGGCGGGTTATCCGCGTGGGGCGTATTGGGCCGCCGGCGCGTGCGGAGCGCTGGTGCTGTTGAGTTCCCTGCTCGCGCACGAACTCGCACACGCGTTGGTCGCTCGCCGGGTGGGCGTGACGACGGACAGCGTCACGCTGTGGCTGTTCGGCGGTGTGACGACATTGCAGGGCGAAGCGCCGACCCCCAAGGCTGCTTTCCGGATCGCGGTCGCCGGGCCCGCCACCAGTCTGGCGTTGTCAGTGGCTTTCGCGGGACTGGCAATCGCGTTGGAATCAGCCCACATCGCAGTGATCGTGGTGAGCGTCGCGTGGTGGCTGTCTGCGGTCAACCTGCTACTGGGCCTGTTCAACCTGCTGCCGGGGGCTCCGCTGGACGGTGGACGGGTCGTGCGTGCCCTCCTCTGGCAGCGCCACGGTGACAGAGTGCGCGCCGCTGTCGGGGCGGCGCGTGCTGGGCGGGTCGTGGCCATCGTGCTGATCACCCTGGGCCTGGCCGAATTTGTGGTGGGCGGTCTGATCAGTGGCGTCTGGCTGGCGTTCATCGGCTGGTTCATTCTCGCGGCCGCACGCGAGGAGGAAGTGCAGGCGACGAACCAACAGATGTTCGGCGGAATGTGCGTGGCTGATGCGATGACACCGAGACCGCACACCGCGCCCGATTGGATCTCCGTTGAGGACTTCATTGAGTGTTACGTGCTCGGAGATCGTCACTCCGCGTACCCGATCACCGATCGAAACGGATCGACCGTCGGCCTGGTCACCCTGCGACAGCTGCGCGATGTCGCGCCCGGTCTGCGTGCGACGACGAGGGTGCGCGACGTTGCCGTGCCGCTGCAGAACGTTCCGGTCGCAGCGCCGGGCGAGCCACTGAATGCGTTGCTGCAGAAGATGACACCGGTCGGTCCACGCAGCCGTGCCCTCGTGATGGAGGGGGGCAAAGTGGTCGGCATCGTCACATCGGGGGACGTCGCCCGGTTGATCGATGTGTACCGCATCGCCAGTCCTCAAGCTGTTCCAACACCGGTCGAGTCCAGGGAGATGTGA
- a CDS encoding universal stress protein has product MKPIIVGIDGSEAAVAAALWGVDEAIGRGRQLHLVAVISQTHSSADDYARDLGHAEKSLKTAQLAIEAAAKSVEVTTDIERGPAATVLIEASRDAEMICVGSVGIGRYARALLGSTAADLAEKAYCPVAVLRTDTEQPPVNWIIVRMTDDNDAVVEYAAWEAKLRKAPLLVLGGRPEELTEHTDGEFERRVRAWQQINPEVRVYPITTRSAIAKFLSANDERVQLAVIGSDEADQLARLVGPSGHALFAHPQCSVLVVRG; this is encoded by the coding sequence ATGAAGCCGATCATCGTCGGAATCGACGGATCCGAGGCAGCCGTTGCGGCCGCGCTGTGGGGTGTCGATGAAGCCATAGGCCGCGGCCGGCAGTTGCACCTCGTCGCCGTGATCAGCCAGACCCACTCGTCGGCGGATGACTACGCCCGAGACCTCGGCCACGCCGAAAAGTCGCTCAAGACAGCACAATTAGCAATCGAGGCCGCGGCGAAGTCTGTCGAGGTCACGACCGACATCGAACGGGGGCCGGCGGCAACGGTTCTGATCGAGGCGTCACGCGATGCCGAGATGATCTGCGTCGGCTCGGTGGGCATCGGGCGTTACGCCCGCGCGCTGTTGGGTTCGACTGCAGCCGATCTCGCGGAAAAGGCCTACTGCCCGGTCGCAGTCCTGCGGACCGACACCGAACAGCCGCCGGTCAATTGGATCATCGTCAGAATGACCGACGACAACGACGCTGTCGTCGAATATGCGGCCTGGGAGGCGAAGCTGCGCAAGGCGCCTCTGCTCGTACTGGGCGGCCGCCCAGAGGAACTGACCGAGCACACCGACGGAGAGTTCGAACGGCGGGTGCGGGCCTGGCAGCAGATCAATCCCGAGGTTCGTGTCTACCCCATCACAACACGGTCCGCGATCGCCAAGTTCTTGAGCGCCAACGACGAGCGAGTGCAGTTGGCGGTCATCGGCAGCGACGAAGCCGATCAGTTGGCACGCCTCGTCGGCCCCTCCGGGCATGCGCTGTTCGCACATCCCCAATGCTCGGTGCTCGTGGTCCGCGGGTAG
- a CDS encoding universal stress protein encodes MYVPAGHRSIVVGIDGSRAAIDAAVWAVDEAVARDIPLRLLYAIEPDDVPEIPPDRVARKLAIAENAVRYAGVTAEAADKPVRIEIEIAQEPPTVALTRASASAVMVCVGAVGLHHFRPERAGSTAATVAQAAHCPVAVIRRHGDRARRDEHWIAVDSHAAADSDAVMRTAMEEARLRDLPLRAISYGQRAGCDYPDRRLERWRRHYPDVDVQAAVSRGSLVDYLAGQGRHVRMVVIGHRNQDVVTQLLGPAGNAVLHHADCSLLIVDRPNL; translated from the coding sequence ATGTATGTGCCGGCCGGCCACCGGTCCATCGTCGTCGGGATCGATGGCTCGCGGGCGGCCATCGACGCAGCGGTGTGGGCGGTGGATGAAGCGGTCGCGAGGGACATCCCGCTGCGGCTGCTCTACGCGATAGAACCGGACGACGTTCCGGAGATTCCGCCGGACCGGGTGGCTCGCAAACTGGCCATCGCGGAGAACGCCGTGCGCTATGCGGGCGTGACCGCCGAGGCGGCGGACAAGCCCGTCCGGATCGAGATCGAGATCGCCCAAGAACCGCCGACCGTCGCACTGACGCGAGCATCGGCTTCGGCGGTCATGGTGTGCGTCGGGGCCGTCGGGTTGCACCACTTCCGTCCGGAACGGGCCGGCTCGACCGCGGCGACGGTGGCCCAAGCGGCACACTGCCCGGTAGCCGTTATCCGCCGTCACGGTGACCGGGCCAGACGCGATGAGCACTGGATCGCCGTGGACTCTCATGCGGCCGCCGACTCCGATGCCGTGATGAGGACTGCCATGGAGGAAGCCCGCCTGCGCGATTTACCGCTTCGCGCAATCAGCTATGGGCAACGGGCCGGATGCGACTATCCGGACCGCCGATTGGAGCGGTGGCGACGGCACTATCCAGATGTCGACGTCCAGGCGGCGGTTTCACGCGGGAGTTTGGTCGATTATCTGGCCGGTCAAGGCCGACACGTGCGAATGGTGGTGATCGGGCACCGCAATCAGGACGTGGTGACGCAACTGCTGGGGCCGGCCGGCAATGCGGTGCTGCACCACGCGGATTGCTCGCTGCTGATCGTCGATCGTCCGAATCTGTGA
- a CDS encoding response regulator transcription factor, giving the protein MVKVFLVDDHEVVRRGLVDLLASDPELEVIGEAGSVSEAMARIPALKPDVAVLDVRLPDGNGIELCRDLLSAVPELRCLMLTSFTSDEAMLEAILAGASGYVVKDIKGLELARAIKEVGAGKSLLDNRAAAALMAKLRGGGEKKDPLAALTEQERTLLGLLGEGLTNRQIADRMYLAEKTVKNYVSRLLAKLGMERRTQAAVFASRLGTESGSRTPPHGR; this is encoded by the coding sequence ATGGTGAAGGTTTTCTTGGTCGATGACCATGAAGTGGTTCGGCGGGGCCTGGTCGACCTTCTTGCCAGCGACCCCGAGCTCGAAGTGATCGGCGAAGCGGGGTCCGTATCCGAAGCCATGGCCAGGATTCCGGCTTTGAAGCCCGACGTTGCGGTCCTGGACGTGCGACTCCCGGATGGAAACGGCATCGAATTGTGCCGCGACCTGCTGTCCGCCGTTCCGGAGCTGCGCTGCCTGATGCTGACGTCGTTCACCTCCGATGAAGCGATGCTGGAGGCGATTCTGGCCGGTGCCAGCGGATATGTCGTGAAGGACATCAAAGGCCTGGAACTGGCGCGAGCGATCAAAGAGGTCGGAGCGGGCAAGTCCCTACTCGACAATCGGGCCGCGGCAGCCCTGATGGCGAAGCTACGCGGTGGCGGGGAGAAGAAGGATCCGCTGGCCGCGCTGACCGAACAGGAGCGGACGCTCCTGGGCCTGCTGGGCGAGGGTCTGACCAACAGGCAGATCGCGGACCGGATGTATCTCGCCGAGAAGACCGTGAAAAATTACGTGTCGCGTTTGCTGGCCAAACTGGGTATGGAACGGCGCACGCAAGCGGCGGTATTCGCGTCCCGGTTGGGCACCGAGTCCGGTTCGCGGACACCACCGCACGGCCGATAG
- a CDS encoding GAF domain-containing sensor histidine kinase has product MHRQLDELMAARDQMEQLLRVIVEIGSDLDLDATLLRIIHAARELTSAPYGALAVRDPEGTLLRFVHSGIDDEKVHKIGHLPVGKGVLGVSLVETPALRLEDLTRHPAAVGFPEHHPPMRAFLGVPIMIRGVVFGSLYLTHVDPGRAFTESDEFAGRALAFAAAVAIDNAQVFERERTSVKWMEASREITTALLSGDHAHRRPLQLIAERARTLTGSEQGIVLVPIDSDLPLDEADTLVVSAAVGKHADEVIGQRVPVDGSTSGAVFRSGKPLITEALSYPIQAFTDVGQRSAIVMPLRAHDQTAGVLALARDAYQPPFEDSDLDLVGQFATHAAIALMLASGRENARQLTILAERERIAHDLHDHVIQRLFAAGMDLQGTLARARSPEVADRLNRTLDDLQKIIEEIRTTIFQLKLPVGSDGGFRHRLQRIVADLTDDRDIYTTVHMDGPMSAVDGELADHAEAVATEAISNVIRHSGASRLTIEVSAADMFTLTISDNGHGVPAGNRRRSGLANLEHRAQQLGGTCDVTSSAADGTRVHWTVPLPMG; this is encoded by the coding sequence ATGCACCGGCAACTCGACGAATTGATGGCGGCCCGCGACCAGATGGAACAGCTGCTCCGGGTGATCGTCGAGATCGGTTCGGACCTCGACCTCGACGCGACGTTGCTCAGAATCATTCACGCGGCCCGGGAGCTGACGTCGGCGCCATACGGCGCGCTGGCCGTCCGCGATCCTGAAGGCACTTTGCTCAGGTTCGTCCATTCGGGCATCGACGACGAGAAGGTCCATAAAATCGGCCATCTACCGGTGGGCAAGGGCGTTCTGGGCGTCTCGCTCGTCGAGACGCCCGCGCTTCGGCTGGAAGACCTGACCCGGCATCCGGCTGCGGTGGGCTTTCCCGAGCACCACCCACCGATGCGCGCATTTCTCGGCGTCCCGATCATGATCCGCGGGGTGGTGTTCGGCAGCCTCTATCTGACCCACGTCGACCCGGGCCGGGCGTTCACCGAGTCCGACGAGTTCGCGGGGCGCGCGTTGGCGTTCGCCGCGGCGGTGGCCATCGACAACGCGCAGGTCTTCGAGCGCGAGCGGACCTCCGTCAAGTGGATGGAGGCGAGTCGTGAAATCACCACCGCGCTGCTGTCCGGCGACCACGCGCACCGACGTCCCTTGCAGCTGATTGCCGAGCGCGCCCGCACCCTCACCGGATCGGAGCAGGGGATCGTCCTGGTACCCATCGACAGCGATCTGCCGTTGGACGAAGCCGACACACTGGTGGTCTCCGCGGCGGTCGGCAAGCACGCCGACGAGGTGATCGGGCAGCGGGTTCCGGTGGACGGCTCTACCAGCGGTGCCGTGTTTCGCTCGGGCAAACCGTTGATCACCGAGGCTTTGAGCTATCCGATCCAGGCTTTCACCGACGTCGGTCAGCGCTCTGCGATCGTCATGCCGCTGCGTGCCCACGATCAGACGGCGGGGGTGCTGGCCCTTGCCCGCGACGCCTATCAGCCACCGTTCGAGGACAGCGACCTCGATCTCGTCGGCCAGTTCGCCACCCACGCCGCGATAGCGCTGATGCTGGCGTCAGGGCGGGAGAACGCGCGGCAGCTGACGATTTTGGCCGAGCGGGAGCGGATCGCCCACGACCTGCATGATCACGTCATCCAACGACTCTTCGCCGCCGGAATGGATCTGCAGGGCACCCTGGCCCGGGCCCGCTCGCCCGAAGTCGCCGACCGGCTCAACCGCACGCTCGATGACTTACAGAAGATCATCGAAGAGATTCGCACTACGATCTTCCAGCTGAAGCTGCCGGTGGGGTCCGACGGGGGCTTCCGGCACCGTCTGCAGCGGATCGTCGCGGATCTGACCGACGACCGCGACATCTACACCACCGTCCACATGGACGGCCCCATGAGCGCGGTCGACGGTGAGCTCGCCGATCACGCGGAAGCCGTTGCGACAGAGGCGATCAGCAACGTGATTCGGCATTCCGGCGCTTCGAGGCTGACCATCGAGGTCAGTGCCGCCGACATGTTCACCCTGACGATCAGCGACAACGGCCACGGCGTCCCGGCCGGCAATCGCCGGCGCAGTGGTCTGGCGAACCTGGAGCATCGCGCTCAACAACTCGGTGGCACTTGCGACGTCACCAGTTCGGCTGCCGACGGGACCCGGGTCCATTGGACGGTGCCGCTGCCCATGGGCTGA
- a CDS encoding universal stress protein, with protein MDHKESPRSVVVGIDGSDAAINAARWAVPEAGALDIPLRLVYAVTPPPADAPPGEENLDTEYGETALRAACAAVHATGQPVKIETDLVTGLPGRVLIDESRSAAMVCVGSVGIGRFARRVLGSTAEEVARGALCPAAVIRTSRGAEAPASGSIAVVVDDSADNDLVLEHGFREAGLRSAPILALGVWRWGFGEIPYSQLEHRLGRWVNQYPGVHVRPAAARDGAAEFLGDTQEPVHLAVIGAADAGKVAKMVGPLDPHFGHAGRSVLVVR; from the coding sequence ATGGACCACAAAGAGTCCCCGAGGTCGGTAGTGGTGGGAATCGACGGGTCGGACGCGGCGATCAACGCCGCCCGGTGGGCCGTTCCAGAGGCCGGCGCCCTCGACATCCCACTGCGTCTGGTCTATGCCGTCACGCCACCTCCGGCGGACGCGCCCCCGGGAGAAGAAAACCTCGACACCGAGTACGGTGAGACCGCACTGCGTGCCGCCTGTGCCGCGGTGCACGCGACCGGGCAGCCGGTGAAAATCGAGACCGACCTGGTGACCGGCTTGCCCGGGCGGGTCTTGATTGACGAATCCCGCAGTGCGGCAATGGTTTGCGTTGGCTCCGTGGGCATCGGACGCTTCGCACGGCGGGTGCTGGGTTCCACCGCCGAGGAGGTGGCGCGGGGCGCGTTGTGCCCAGCGGCCGTCATCCGGACGAGTCGCGGCGCCGAAGCGCCGGCCTCCGGCTCGATCGCCGTCGTCGTCGACGATTCCGCGGACAACGACCTGGTGCTCGAGCACGGCTTCCGGGAAGCAGGGCTGCGGTCCGCACCGATCCTGGCGCTCGGCGTGTGGCGCTGGGGATTTGGCGAGATCCCCTACTCCCAGCTGGAGCACCGGCTGGGCCGGTGGGTGAACCAGTACCCCGGTGTGCATGTCCGCCCGGCCGCCGCCCGCGACGGTGCCGCCGAATTCCTCGGCGACACACAAGAACCCGTGCACCTTGCGGTGATAGGCGCCGCCGACGCGGGCAAGGTCGCCAAAATGGTGGGGCCGCTCGATCCCCATTTCGGGCACGCGGGACGTTCGGTGCTGGTGGTGCGCTGA
- a CDS encoding universal stress protein, translating to MSGTVTRYGVVVGVDGSAASNAAVFWAAHEAAMRHVPLTLVHMYNPVVPAYPQVPTAAGVTLWQKDDGRELLEHAVKIAEDALSTDRTIGITSEVKASAPVPTLIEMSRDAEMVVVGSTGRSAVERVLLGSVSSGVAHSAKCPVAIIREEASWMPQSKSAPVVVGIDCSPTSEHALALALDEASRRGVELTAVHAWSDMAVYQLPWLEWREEAERNLAEYLAGWQERYPDVKVNRVIVLDHPGRALIEESERAQLVVVGSHGRGGLSGMLLGSVSNGVVHAVRAPVIVAHQS from the coding sequence ATGTCTGGCACCGTGACTCGTTATGGCGTCGTCGTCGGCGTCGACGGATCGGCCGCATCCAATGCCGCTGTCTTCTGGGCGGCCCATGAGGCGGCGATGCGACACGTCCCACTGACCCTGGTCCACATGTACAACCCGGTCGTGCCGGCGTATCCGCAGGTGCCGACGGCGGCGGGAGTCACGTTGTGGCAGAAGGACGATGGCCGCGAGCTTCTCGAGCACGCGGTCAAGATCGCCGAGGACGCCCTGTCGACGGACCGGACGATCGGCATAACCAGCGAAGTGAAGGCGTCGGCCCCGGTACCCACGCTGATCGAGATGTCCCGGGACGCCGAGATGGTCGTGGTGGGTTCCACCGGGCGCAGCGCGGTCGAGCGCGTCCTGCTGGGGTCGGTCAGCTCGGGTGTGGCGCACAGTGCGAAGTGCCCGGTCGCCATCATCCGCGAGGAAGCCTCGTGGATGCCGCAGTCCAAGAGCGCGCCGGTAGTGGTGGGCATCGACTGCTCCCCGACTTCTGAGCACGCGCTGGCCCTCGCCCTTGATGAAGCATCACGACGCGGGGTCGAACTCACCGCTGTGCACGCCTGGAGCGACATGGCGGTTTACCAGTTGCCCTGGCTGGAATGGCGCGAGGAAGCCGAGCGCAACCTGGCCGAGTACCTGGCGGGGTGGCAGGAGCGGTATCCCGACGTCAAGGTCAACCGGGTGATCGTTCTCGACCATCCCGGTCGCGCCCTGATCGAAGAGTCCGAACGCGCGCAGCTCGTCGTCGTCGGCAGCCACGGCCGAGGCGGCCTGTCCGGCATGCTGCTGGGGTCGGTCAGTAACGGCGTGGTGCACGCGGTGCGGGCGCCGGTGATCGTGGCGCACCAGTCCTGA
- a CDS encoding thioredoxin family protein, translating to MAIESTMLELGTPAPHFALPEPATGATLSLDDLTGPALVVTFICNHCPYVQHVADGLAELGRDLVERGVPMVAISSNDVVAYPQDGPDQMVGEAERHGWTFPYLYDESQDVARAFSAACTPDTFVFDADRRLVYRGQLDDSRPKNELPVTAADVRGAVEAVLAGRPVDPNQRPSIGCGIKWR from the coding sequence ATGGCTATCGAATCGACAATGCTCGAGCTCGGCACTCCCGCACCGCACTTCGCCCTGCCCGAACCCGCGACCGGCGCCACCCTGAGCCTCGACGACCTGACCGGCCCGGCGCTGGTCGTCACCTTCATCTGCAATCACTGCCCCTACGTCCAGCACGTCGCCGACGGCCTCGCCGAACTGGGCCGCGACCTCGTCGAACGGGGGGTGCCGATGGTCGCCATTTCCAGCAACGACGTCGTGGCGTATCCACAGGACGGTCCCGATCAGATGGTCGGCGAGGCCGAGCGCCACGGCTGGACCTTCCCGTACCTCTACGACGAGAGCCAGGACGTCGCACGCGCGTTCTCGGCCGCCTGCACTCCCGACACATTCGTGTTCGACGCTGACCGTCGCCTGGTTTATCGGGGTCAACTCGACGATTCCCGGCCCAAGAACGAACTGCCGGTAACGGCGGCCGACGTACGTGGCGCGGTGGAAGCGGTCCTTGCCGGACGGCCGGTCGACCCGAATCAGCGACCGTCGATCGGCTGCGGCATCAAGTGGCGTTGA
- a CDS encoding DUF3253 domain-containing protein, protein MRAELGRAVDEARPEAPYAQTALGDGPVGQRLESAILALAELRGPDSSTCPSDAARAVGGEQWRELMDEARAIARELAKSGRVEITQRGNVLDPATEWRGPIRIRAVRG, encoded by the coding sequence ATGCGCGCCGAACTAGGCCGCGCCGTAGACGAAGCAAGACCGGAAGCGCCTTACGCCCAGACCGCCCTGGGTGACGGTCCGGTGGGGCAACGACTGGAGTCCGCGATCCTCGCTCTGGCAGAGCTGCGTGGCCCGGACAGCAGCACCTGCCCGTCGGATGCGGCCCGGGCCGTCGGTGGCGAGCAGTGGCGTGAGCTGATGGACGAGGCGCGCGCCATCGCACGGGAGCTGGCCAAATCCGGCCGCGTGGAAATCACACAACGCGGAAATGTGCTCGATCCCGCCACCGAGTGGCGTGGCCCCATCCGCATCCGCGCCGTCCGGGGCTGA
- a CDS encoding DUF5994 family protein, whose protein sequence is MAPRNGQLEAGNRHPPPEHTPRLKLKPKAPLSGYVDGAWQPRSDRLETELPDLLSVLSVRLGPICRVIYNVGEWRSSPAKFRTGGRVVRLDGYSRQPANTVEIIGLNRNKVVLLVVSPETEPTRAHSLLMTAAGPNNAATVEDLLAHIAD, encoded by the coding sequence ATGGCGCCGAGAAATGGGCAGTTAGAAGCCGGCAACCGGCACCCCCCACCCGAGCACACACCGCGGCTGAAGCTCAAGCCCAAGGCGCCCCTGAGCGGCTATGTCGATGGTGCCTGGCAACCGCGCAGCGACAGGCTTGAAACCGAGCTGCCCGATCTGTTGTCGGTCCTCTCGGTTCGCCTCGGTCCCATTTGCCGGGTGATCTACAACGTCGGCGAATGGCGAAGCTCCCCAGCCAAATTCAGGACTGGCGGTCGGGTGGTACGACTCGACGGATATAGCCGCCAGCCTGCTAACACCGTCGAGATTATTGGGTTGAATCGCAACAAAGTCGTGCTACTGGTGGTTTCCCCGGAAACTGAGCCGACCCGGGCACACTCACTCTTGATGACCGCTGCCGGGCCGAACAACGCGGCGACCGTCGAGGACCTTCTGGCGCACATCGCGGACTAG
- a CDS encoding transglutaminase family protein, which yields MRREVGTEMEVQITAPTTLEFQIAVAPHPHTEVFESLRFLLNGDLIQPLEVSGVHGNRIHKFDAAVGTLKVEYSATIVGQTDPAPVTEYDQSMYLRPSRYAEADKFYGFAATEFGSYNDSARLLENVSSWVGTRLNYVPGSSDPIDGAVDTLLAGKGVCRDFAHLVVALLRAVNVPARLVSVYAPGLYPMDFHAVAEAFVEGQWRVVDATLLAPRQTLVRIATGRDAADTAFLDNHKGAITLNRLSVTAVVDGDLPADSIDQLVSIR from the coding sequence ATGAGACGAGAAGTGGGCACCGAGATGGAAGTGCAAATCACCGCCCCTACGACCCTGGAATTTCAGATCGCCGTTGCACCGCATCCGCACACCGAGGTATTCGAGTCATTGCGCTTCCTGCTCAACGGAGACCTCATCCAGCCGTTGGAGGTCAGCGGCGTCCATGGCAACCGGATCCACAAGTTCGATGCAGCGGTGGGAACTCTGAAGGTCGAGTACTCGGCGACCATTGTGGGTCAGACCGATCCGGCTCCGGTCACCGAATACGACCAGTCGATGTATCTGCGGCCCAGCCGCTACGCCGAGGCCGACAAGTTCTACGGTTTCGCCGCAACCGAATTCGGCTCGTACAACGATTCGGCGAGGCTCTTGGAGAATGTCAGCTCATGGGTGGGCACCCGGTTGAATTATGTGCCGGGGTCCAGCGATCCGATCGACGGAGCAGTAGACACCCTGCTTGCCGGCAAGGGCGTTTGTAGGGACTTTGCCCATCTGGTGGTGGCCCTACTCCGTGCGGTGAACGTTCCGGCCCGGCTGGTTTCCGTGTACGCACCAGGCTTGTATCCCATGGATTTTCACGCTGTGGCCGAGGCATTCGTCGAGGGGCAGTGGCGCGTAGTCGATGCGACGCTGTTGGCGCCTCGGCAGACATTGGTGCGGATCGCCACCGGTCGTGACGCCGCAGACACCGCATTTCTCGACAACCACAAAGGCGCCATCACCTTGAACCGGCTGTCGGTGACTGCTGTCGTCGACGGCGACTTGCCGGCTGACTCGATCGATCAATTGGTTTCCATTCGCTGA